The Methanoculleus marisnigri JR1 genome window below encodes:
- a CDS encoding type II toxin-antitoxin system HicB family antitoxin, which yields MRCLNYRILLRREPEGGYTVIVPTLPGCVTFGETVDEAIAMAREAVEV from the coding sequence ATGAGATGTCTGAATTACCGTATCCTCCTCAGAAGAGAGCCGGAAGGCGGGTATACCGTTATTGTGCCGACCCTTCCCGGCTGCGTCACCTTCGGGGAGACCGTCGATGAGGCGATAGCGATGGCACGGGAGGCCGTCGAGGTCTAA
- a CDS encoding Fic family protein, with translation MLRTCVAETSISELMDVTGRTNRTKFRNSVLKPMMQAGLIEMTVPDRPRSSNQKYRITERGRALLAGRDTP, from the coding sequence GTGTTGCGCACCTGTGTGGCGGAGACGTCGATCTCCGAACTTATGGACGTTACAGGGAGGACGAACCGCACCAAGTTCAGGAACTCCGTGCTGAAACCAATGATGCAGGCAGGGTTGATCGAGATGACCGTCCCGGACAGGCCCCGGAGCAGCAACCAGAAGTACCGGATCACTGAGAGGGGCCGTGCCCTGCTTGCCGGGAGGGATACGCCGTGA
- a CDS encoding type I restriction endonuclease subunit R, with protein MDLTELQTRKSKIDVYLAEQGWDVMNRASVIPEVDTKQSDFLARSYKTVSETLKNDLESKYVDYLLLDSLGAPLAIIEAKRTSKDPLIGQKQAEQYADDIKRQTGRDVFIFLSNGYEIWFWDRERYPLRLLKGFYAQKDLERLRFQIQKIDPTRSIEINTRIVDRSKSIENVKRVLEHIRKGHRKGLIVMATGTGKTRVAMAIIDALLQENRAQKVLFLADRKALRDQAWNKGFLEFFPHEAKDKILHGIYNKEKRLYVSTIQTFQEIYTQKDRHGQNLISPGEFDLIFSDEAHRSIYNKWRDVFTYLDAMQIGLTATPAELVDRDTFRFFHCNDNMPTALYSYDEAVKDGVLVDFRKSIIGAQTHFQIEGLHPSDLTESERNRLIEQGIDPYEINFEGTELEKKVAVKGTSEAIVREFMEGCQMDQAGTLPAKSIFFAISKKHARRLHEAFDDLYPEYKGRLARIIVSDDPRAEALIHDFEHESFPRVAISVDMLDTGIDVPEVCNLVFAKPVFSKIKFWQMLGRGTRSDGACKHREWLPDGHKEYFKVFDFWNNFEYWNMNPEGVKNEPTEAITSRIFFLRLKQLERLLEQGDDERAAIVRQRLEEDIRSLPMDSVTVREHEREIAKALSPKLWDNVGLDPLENLKTTIMPLMRFQTGVNLKEASFTVKAERLGLAVLEGNEKEIERLAPEIGEMVDHLPRTLNIVKEKEERLDEVLTHAFWKGLSFEDAIGLVEEIAPLMKYMSKEAHEPIVIDMGDIIEQRTLWTLKEDAPEYVVAFREKVEKRVTELADHNPVIQKILRDDPITEADLHDLEEALAEAGVNVTEEMLQISPRHPYGSLVEFIRSLFGLYEAPDPKEKIAEAFQTYMIESNKHYTADQLHFIRTIQTVFMRKRRIEMDDLFLAPFTNFGSTAPMPMFDEGDLKAFIGICQGLERELFAAGA; from the coding sequence ATGGACTTAACCGAATTACAGACGCGGAAGAGTAAAATCGACGTCTACCTTGCCGAGCAGGGCTGGGACGTTATGAACCGCGCTTCTGTCATTCCCGAAGTCGATACCAAGCAATCCGACTTTCTCGCACGCTCCTATAAGACCGTCTCTGAGACACTGAAGAATGATCTGGAGAGCAAGTACGTCGACTACCTCCTGCTCGATAGCCTGGGCGCGCCGCTCGCCATTATCGAAGCCAAACGCACCTCGAAAGATCCGCTCATCGGACAGAAGCAGGCGGAGCAGTACGCCGATGACATCAAGCGGCAGACCGGGAGAGACGTCTTCATCTTCCTCTCCAACGGCTATGAGATCTGGTTCTGGGATCGGGAGCGCTACCCACTCCGGCTGCTGAAGGGCTTCTACGCGCAGAAAGACCTGGAGCGGCTCCGTTTCCAGATTCAGAAGATCGATCCCACCCGATCGATCGAGATCAATACCCGCATTGTCGACCGCTCAAAGAGCATCGAGAACGTCAAGCGCGTGCTGGAGCACATCCGTAAAGGTCACCGCAAAGGGCTGATCGTCATGGCGACCGGGACCGGCAAGACCCGCGTGGCGATGGCAATCATCGATGCCCTCCTCCAGGAGAACCGGGCGCAGAAAGTGCTCTTCCTCGCCGACCGAAAGGCGCTCCGCGATCAGGCGTGGAATAAAGGCTTCCTGGAGTTCTTCCCCCATGAGGCCAAGGACAAGATCCTGCACGGGATCTACAATAAGGAAAAACGGCTGTACGTCTCTACCATCCAGACATTTCAGGAGATATACACCCAGAAGGACAGGCACGGGCAGAACCTCATCTCCCCCGGAGAGTTCGACCTGATCTTCTCCGACGAGGCGCACCGGAGCATCTACAACAAGTGGCGGGATGTCTTCACCTACCTGGACGCCATGCAGATCGGGCTGACGGCAACACCTGCCGAACTGGTCGACCGGGACACCTTCCGGTTCTTCCACTGTAACGACAATATGCCGACCGCGCTTTACTCGTATGACGAGGCGGTGAAGGACGGCGTCCTGGTCGACTTCCGCAAAAGCATCATCGGAGCGCAGACACACTTCCAGATCGAAGGTCTCCACCCTTCCGACCTGACGGAGAGCGAGCGCAACCGGCTGATCGAGCAGGGGATCGACCCGTACGAGATCAACTTTGAAGGGACAGAGCTGGAGAAGAAGGTCGCCGTCAAAGGTACGTCCGAAGCGATCGTGCGGGAGTTCATGGAGGGATGCCAGATGGATCAGGCCGGGACACTTCCGGCAAAGTCGATCTTCTTCGCCATCTCAAAGAAGCACGCTCGAAGGCTGCATGAGGCGTTCGACGACCTGTATCCCGAATATAAAGGACGGCTGGCGCGGATCATCGTCTCGGACGACCCCCGCGCCGAGGCCCTCATCCACGACTTCGAACACGAGTCCTTCCCCCGCGTGGCGATCTCGGTGGATATGCTCGATACCGGCATCGATGTGCCGGAGGTCTGCAACCTGGTCTTCGCCAAACCCGTCTTCTCAAAGATCAAGTTCTGGCAGATGCTGGGGCGCGGGACGCGGTCGGATGGCGCGTGCAAACACCGGGAATGGCTGCCGGACGGGCATAAAGAGTACTTCAAGGTCTTCGACTTCTGGAATAACTTCGAGTACTGGAATATGAATCCCGAAGGGGTGAAGAACGAGCCGACCGAAGCCATCACGAGCCGGATCTTCTTCCTTCGGCTGAAGCAACTGGAGCGGCTCCTGGAGCAGGGCGACGACGAGCGGGCGGCGATCGTCCGGCAGAGGCTCGAAGAGGATATCCGCTCGCTTCCGATGGACTCGGTAACCGTCCGGGAGCACGAGCGGGAGATCGCCAAAGCCCTCTCCCCGAAGCTCTGGGATAATGTCGGGCTCGACCCGCTGGAGAACCTGAAGACCACGATCATGCCCCTCATGCGCTTCCAGACCGGCGTGAACCTCAAAGAGGCATCCTTCACCGTGAAAGCAGAGCGGCTGGGGCTGGCGGTGCTGGAGGGCAACGAGAAGGAGATCGAGCGATTGGCCCCGGAGATCGGGGAGATGGTCGATCACCTCCCCCGCACGCTCAATATTGTGAAGGAAAAAGAGGAGCGGCTGGACGAGGTACTGACTCATGCCTTCTGGAAGGGTCTGTCATTCGAGGATGCGATCGGGCTGGTGGAGGAGATCGCCCCGCTCATGAAGTACATGTCGAAGGAGGCGCATGAGCCGATCGTCATCGACATGGGGGATATCATCGAGCAGCGCACGCTCTGGACGCTCAAGGAGGATGCTCCGGAGTACGTGGTGGCATTCAGAGAGAAGGTCGAGAAGCGGGTGACGGAGCTGGCCGACCATAACCCGGTTATCCAGAAGATTCTCCGGGATGACCCGATAACCGAAGCCGACCTTCACGATCTCGAAGAGGCGCTGGCGGAGGCGGGAGTGAACGTCACCGAAGAGATGTTGCAGATCTCGCCGCGTCACCCGTATGGCTCGCTGGTCGAGTTTATCCGCTCGCTCTTCGGTCTCTATGAAGCGCCTGATCCTAAGGAGAAGATAGCAGAGGCGTTTCAGACCTACATGATCGAGAGCAATAAGCACTACACCGCCGATCAACTTCACTTCATCCGGACGATTCAGACCGTTTTTATGCGTAAGAGGCGTATAGAAATGGACGATCTATTCCTCGCTCCATTCACGAATTTTGGGAGTACTGCACCGATGCCGATGTTTGACGAGGGCGATCTGAAGGCGTTTATCGGCATCTGTCAGGGGCTGGAGCGGGAATTGTTTGCGGCGGGGGCGTAA
- a CDS encoding type II toxin-antitoxin system HicA family toxin gives MSEFRQFRGCLTATRILKKKGPVIEGLILYRPLRRVKGSHHLFYHPETKRRAVVPVHGRDHPTGTLLEILKQAGIEREEIRDLL, from the coding sequence ATGAGTGAGTTCCGACAGTTCAGGGGGTGTCTGACCGCTACCAGGATTCTAAAAAAGAAGGGGCCGGTGATCGAGGGGCTCATCCTCTACCGACCGCTACGTAGGGTGAAAGGGAGCCACCACCTCTTTTATCACCCGGAGACAAAGCGCCGGGCCGTCGTCCCGGTGCACGGGCGGGACCATCCGACCGGCACGCTTCTGGAGATCCTCAAGCAGGCCGGGATTGAGCGGGAGGAGATTAGAGATCTGTTGTAA
- the mntA gene encoding type VII toxin-antitoxin system MntA family adenylyltransferase antitoxin, which yields MTERGNTDSSIRMRGERMAERRLTEKSREAIVRILTRNGADWIAVFGSYARGDAGAASDIDILVRFARTKSLFQLVRIEDELRRALGRDVDLVNENAVSPYLADAIYRDAVVIYDAGGPRISPPHP from the coding sequence ATGACGGAGCGCGGTAATACTGACAGTAGCATAAGGATGAGGGGCGAGCGAATGGCTGAACGCAGGTTAACGGAGAAGTCCCGTGAGGCAATCGTTCGTATACTCACCCGGAACGGTGCCGACTGGATTGCAGTCTTCGGCTCCTATGCCCGGGGAGATGCCGGCGCAGCAAGTGATATCGACATCCTGGTCAGGTTCGCCCGCACAAAGAGTCTCTTCCAGCTTGTTCGAATCGAGGATGAACTCCGGCGTGCTCTCGGGAGAGACGTGGATCTTGTCAACGAGAACGCCGTGAGCCCTTACCTTGCCGATGCAATATACCGTGATGCCGTGGTGATCTATGACGCCGGAGGACCCCGCATATCTCCGCCACATCCTTGA
- a CDS encoding type II toxin-antitoxin system HicB family antitoxin encodes MRTFTAVLYREEDMYVAECSEVGTVSQGRTVEEAVANLKEATELYLEEFPLEDGRRPIITTFEVAEGARA; translated from the coding sequence ATGAGGACGTTCACGGCTGTGCTCTACAGGGAAGAGGATATGTACGTCGCGGAGTGCTCGGAGGTCGGCACCGTCAGCCAGGGCAGGACGGTTGAAGAGGCGGTGGCCAACCTCAAAGAGGCTACGGAGCTGTACTTAGAAGAATTCCCGCTGGAAGATGGGAGGCGGCCGATCATCACGACGTTCGAGGTGGCCGAGGGTGCCCGGGCTTAA
- a CDS encoding type II toxin-antitoxin system RelE/ParE family toxin: MTFRILINKKALESIRSLSEKSRRIVMDKLKTLQDDPYPGSGKERLHVHGREDTYRLHISRTFTAFYRIHEQELEVHVLAVMSIEQAHKRYGWF, translated from the coding sequence TTGACGTTCCGGATACTGATTAACAAAAAGGCCCTTGAGAGTATCCGGAGCCTCAGCGAGAAGAGCCGGCGGATAGTCATGGACAAGCTGAAAACCCTGCAGGACGACCCGTATCCCGGCAGCGGTAAGGAGCGCCTGCACGTGCACGGGCGGGAAGATACCTATAGGCTGCATATCAGCCGGACATTCACGGCATTCTATCGCATCCATGAGCAGGAGCTGGAGGTTCATGTTCTTGCCGTGATGTCGATCGAGCAGGCGCACAAACGGTATGGATGGTTCTGA
- a CDS encoding type II toxin-antitoxin system PemK/MazF family toxin, with protein sequence MGRSRGDIWFVDLTDARGHEQSGLRPAVVLAVSYGGMTIVVPLTTTPAAFSFPHTYGIEKSSQNGLSSNSAALVFQIVALSEDRFVKKIGRCSVEDMEAISVLLKDLLLLE encoded by the coding sequence ATGGGCCGGAGCAGGGGCGATATCTGGTTCGTCGATCTCACCGACGCACGGGGGCACGAGCAGAGCGGGCTCCGGCCCGCCGTGGTGCTCGCCGTCTCTTACGGGGGGATGACAATCGTGGTTCCGCTCACGACGACTCCGGCGGCTTTTTCGTTCCCGCACACCTACGGCATCGAGAAGAGTTCACAGAACGGGCTCTCCTCCAACAGTGCGGCGCTGGTCTTCCAGATCGTTGCCCTCTCAGAAGACCGTTTCGTCAAAAAGATCGGGCGATGTTCGGTCGAAGATATGGAAGCGATAAGCGTTCTGTTGAAGGATCTGTTATTGCTGGAATAA
- a CDS encoding type II toxin-antitoxin system HicB family antitoxin — protein sequence MGTGTDTHYAPIGACTIHERGYNMMRSLNYRILLRKEPEGGYTVIVPTLPGCVTFGEIVDEAIAMAREAVRTIHTVCAPARSTSRQEHEPPAPAHGCDRMP from the coding sequence ATGGGGACAGGCACAGATACCCACTATGCCCCCATCGGGGCCTGTACCATTCACGAGCGGGGTTATAATATGATGAGAAGCCTGAATTACCGTATCCTCCTCCGCAAGGAGCCTGAAGGCGGGTATACTGTTATTGTGCCGACCCTTCCTGGCTGCGTCACCTTCGGGGAGATCGTCGACGAGGCGATAGCGATGGCTCGGGAGGCCGTCAGAACCATCCATACCGTTTGTGCGCCTGCTCGATCGACATCACGGCAAGAACATGAACCTCCAGCTCCTGCTCATGGATGCGATAGAATGCCGTGA
- a CDS encoding transcriptional regulator, protein MPDDLIAIVEESEDVNSALISRVRLEILWALSELGEDGATARQLKAGLNLSDGVLYANLKKLVEMGYLRSEKVTLEGKELELYAITPEGLAEWRRVRGWLCKLLGCEGDTCER, encoded by the coding sequence ATGCCTGACGATCTCATAGCAATCGTAGAAGAATCCGAGGACGTGAACAGCGCTCTCATCTCCCGGGTGCGCCTGGAGATACTCTGGGCGCTCTCCGAACTCGGCGAGGACGGGGCCACCGCACGGCAGCTCAAGGCCGGGCTGAACCTGAGCGACGGCGTGCTCTACGCAAACCTCAAGAAACTTGTCGAGATGGGGTACCTCCGCTCCGAGAAGGTGACGCTCGAAGGGAAGGAACTGGAGCTCTACGCCATCACCCCGGAAGGACTCGCCGAGTGGCGGCGCGTCCGGGGCTGGCTCTGCAAACTCCTGGGCTGCGAGGGTGATACCTGTGAACGATAG
- a CDS encoding type I restriction-modification system subunit M yields MKLASDLKSKIDTLWDRFWSGGMSNPLQSIEQMSYLIFMKRLEDMDGVEQNRARARGVPYTSVFEEHEECRWSSWKHYPAEQMLVHVRDKVFPFIQSLHNGEKTLFAQQMRDAVFMIPKPSLLQEAVALIDEMNITAQNRDTQGDIYEYLLSQLSTAGKNGQFRTPRHIIRMIVELVDPDITDRICDPACGTAGFLINSYEHIIRKYTSPDLLEVDDEGEYHNLIGDNITDQKHWEKLWSDTFYGFDFDSTMTRISLMNLMLHGIKAPHIELKDTLSKRYTEEERYTVVLANPPFKGSIDKSDINDSLSLGTTKTELLLVERMIQLLTIGGKCGVIVPDGVLFGSSRAHKELRRMLLEENQLEGIVSMPSGIFKPYAGVSTAVLIFVKGGKTGKVWFYDMEADGYSLDDKRTFIDGKGDIPDIIERFRERRDTNPTDRKAKCFYVPVEEIQANNYDLSISRYKEIEYEEVEYEPPEVIIDKIQALESQIQQNLEELKEMLKKSEK; encoded by the coding sequence ATGAAACTCGCCTCTGACCTAAAATCAAAGATCGACACCCTCTGGGATCGCTTCTGGAGCGGAGGAATGTCCAACCCGCTCCAGTCCATCGAGCAGATGTCCTACCTCATCTTCATGAAGCGCCTCGAAGATATGGATGGCGTCGAACAGAATCGAGCGCGAGCGCGGGGAGTACCGTATACGTCGGTCTTCGAGGAGCATGAGGAGTGCCGGTGGTCAAGCTGGAAGCACTATCCCGCCGAGCAGATGCTTGTACACGTCCGCGATAAGGTCTTCCCCTTCATCCAGTCCCTCCATAACGGTGAGAAGACACTCTTTGCTCAACAGATGCGCGATGCCGTCTTTATGATCCCGAAGCCCTCCCTCCTCCAGGAAGCGGTCGCTCTCATCGACGAGATGAATATCACGGCGCAGAACCGCGACACTCAGGGCGATATCTACGAATACCTTCTCTCGCAGCTCTCCACCGCCGGGAAGAACGGGCAGTTCCGCACCCCGCGTCATATCATCCGGATGATCGTTGAACTGGTCGATCCTGACATCACCGACCGGATCTGCGATCCGGCGTGCGGTACGGCTGGCTTCCTCATCAACTCGTATGAGCATATCATCCGGAAGTACACGAGTCCCGACCTTCTGGAGGTCGACGACGAGGGAGAATACCATAACCTCATCGGCGACAATATCACCGATCAGAAGCATTGGGAGAAGCTCTGGAGCGATACATTCTACGGATTCGACTTCGACTCCACGATGACCCGGATATCGCTCATGAACCTGATGCTGCACGGCATCAAAGCGCCTCACATCGAGCTCAAAGATACCCTCTCCAAGCGATACACCGAAGAAGAGCGCTATACCGTCGTGCTCGCCAATCCCCCCTTCAAGGGGAGCATCGATAAGAGCGACATCAACGACAGCCTCTCGCTCGGCACGACGAAGACCGAACTACTCCTAGTCGAGCGGATGATACAACTCCTGACGATAGGTGGGAAGTGCGGCGTTATCGTGCCTGACGGCGTGCTCTTCGGGAGCTCCAGGGCGCATAAGGAGCTTCGACGGATGCTCCTTGAGGAGAATCAACTGGAGGGTATCGTCTCCATGCCCTCCGGGATCTTCAAGCCCTATGCGGGAGTGTCGACCGCCGTACTGATCTTCGTGAAGGGCGGAAAAACCGGGAAGGTCTGGTTCTACGACATGGAGGCGGACGGTTACTCGCTCGACGACAAGCGGACATTCATCGACGGTAAGGGCGATATCCCTGACATCATCGAGCGGTTCAGGGAGCGGAGGGATACAAACCCGACCGACCGGAAGGCGAAGTGCTTCTATGTGCCGGTCGAGGAGATCCAGGCGAATAACTATGACCTCTCGATCTCTCGCTACAAGGAGATAGAATACGAAGAGGTCGAGTATGAGCCTCCGGAAGTGATCATCGATAAAATCCAGGCTTTAGAGAGCCAGATCCAGCAGAATCTTGAGGAATTAAAGGAGATGCTCAAAAAGTCTGAAAAATAA
- a CDS encoding type II toxin-antitoxin system VapC family toxin — translation MGEIEDMLTSSFRISIITKIEFLGWKKHTPEGYALARDFIRSAEVYPLTDRIADRAVHLRRTCGMKLPDAVIAATTLTHECALVTRNGSDFSGICALEIVNPFVCE, via the coding sequence GTGGGCGAGATAGAAGATATGCTCACCTCTTCGTTCCGGATCTCGATCATCACGAAGATCGAGTTTCTCGGCTGGAAGAAGCATACCCCGGAGGGATACGCGCTGGCCCGGGACTTCATCCGCTCGGCGGAAGTATATCCTCTGACCGATAGGATTGCCGACCGTGCCGTTCACCTGCGCCGAACGTGCGGGATGAAACTCCCCGATGCGGTCATTGCCGCCACTACCCTCACGCATGAGTGCGCGCTCGTCACCCGGAACGGGAGTGATTTTTCCGGGATCTGCGCACTTGAAATCGTAAACCCGTTCGTCTGTGAGTAA
- a CDS encoding HepT-like ribonuclease domain-containing protein gives MTPEDPAYLRHILDAIISIEDFSKGISSAQDLRNRRLERAGIERMSTIIGEAAKKISPELRESYPGAPWREAAGMRDKIIHHYFGVDYEAVFLTIQDDLPMLKREIRSILDEVDRIRSTG, from the coding sequence ATGACGCCGGAGGACCCCGCATATCTCCGCCACATCCTTGATGCCATCATAAGCATCGAGGATTTCTCCAAAGGAATTTCGTCGGCGCAGGACCTCCGGAACCGCCGGCTGGAACGCGCCGGGATCGAGCGCATGTCGACCATTATCGGCGAGGCGGCAAAGAAGATCTCCCCGGAGTTGCGCGAGAGTTATCCGGGGGCTCCCTGGAGAGAGGCCGCGGGGATGCGGGATAAAATCATCCATCACTACTTCGGTGTGGACTACGAAGCGGTATTCCTGACCATACAGGACGATCTCCCCATGCTCAAGCGGGAGATCCGGTCCATCCTCGACGAGGTCGACCGCATCCGTTCCACCGGGTAG
- a CDS encoding restriction endonuclease subunit S — translation MLKKELPEGWRLVKLEEVAKIDNKAVSPDEMRGELQNYIGLENIESNTGQLVSFSETLGDDIKSNKFGFTEEHILYGKLRPYLNKVYLPDFAGVCSTDIIPIKPDSDLLIREFLGYFLRTPEFVSMINAKSSGANLPRVNPKTLLDVYIPLPPIETQYKIVAILEKTEATQRLRAEADALTQKLMQNVFLEMFGDPATNPKGWDIVKLDAIAVLQRGKFSHRPRNEPRFYGGSYPFIQTGDISRSGGRLTTFSQTLNDEGLKISKLFKKGIIVIAIAANIGDTAILDFDSCFPDSVVGVSPMPDKANPIFTEMMLRHYKNILWDSAPETAQRNINLKILSDLNVILPPLDLQNRFAKIAQSIQVTRDIQNKSAVEKSSLLNNLMSKAFTGELVA, via the coding sequence GTGCTGAAGAAGGAGTTGCCTGAGGGATGGAGATTGGTGAAACTAGAAGAGGTCGCAAAAATTGATAATAAAGCAGTTTCACCTGACGAAATGAGGGGAGAGCTTCAGAACTATATTGGCCTGGAGAACATCGAGAGCAACACAGGCCAACTGGTAAGTTTTTCCGAAACACTTGGCGATGATATAAAGAGCAACAAATTTGGGTTCACAGAAGAGCACATATTGTACGGTAAATTAAGGCCATATTTGAACAAAGTATATTTGCCTGATTTTGCTGGCGTATGCAGCACTGATATCATCCCCATTAAGCCGGACAGCGACCTGCTAATAAGAGAATTCCTGGGCTATTTTTTACGGACGCCTGAGTTCGTGAGTATGATTAATGCGAAATCGTCAGGTGCGAACCTTCCAAGAGTAAACCCAAAGACTCTGTTAGACGTTTATATCCCCCTTCCTCCAATCGAAACTCAGTACAAAATCGTCGCCATTCTTGAGAAGACAGAGGCAACGCAGCGCCTGCGGGCGGAGGCGGATGCGCTGACGCAGAAACTGATGCAGAACGTGTTTCTGGAGATGTTTGGAGACCCAGCGACGAATCCAAAAGGGTGGGATATTGTGAAACTGGATGCAATTGCAGTGCTCCAAAGAGGTAAATTCTCACATCGGCCGAGAAATGAGCCTCGCTTTTATGGTGGATCTTATCCTTTCATTCAAACCGGAGACATTTCCCGAAGTGGGGGCAGATTAACCACTTTTTCTCAAACCCTTAACGATGAGGGTCTAAAAATCAGCAAACTATTCAAAAAAGGGATAATTGTTATAGCAATTGCAGCAAATATTGGAGATACCGCTATTTTAGATTTTGATAGTTGTTTTCCTGATAGTGTTGTTGGAGTAAGCCCAATGCCTGATAAAGCGAATCCAATATTTACAGAAATGATGTTAAGACACTACAAGAATATTTTATGGGATTCTGCCCCTGAAACAGCGCAACGTAATATTAATTTGAAGATTCTTTCTGATCTTAATGTTATTCTACCTCCTTTAGACCTTCAGAATAGATTTGCCAAAATTGCGCAAAGTATTCAGGTTACAAGGGATATCCAAAACAAATCTGCTGTTGAAAAATCTTCTCTGTTAAACAATTTAATGTCAAAAGCCTTCACCGGGGAACTGGTAGCATGA